In one window of Shewanella goraebulensis DNA:
- the fliN gene encoding flagellar motor switch protein FliN, translated as MSDDTDDWAAAMAEQALEEANVAEQVELDELVDESAPISQDEADKLDSIMDIPVTISMEVGRSFISIRNLLQLNQGSVVELDRVAGEPLDVMVNGTLIAHGEVVVVNDKFGIRLTDVISQTERIKKLK; from the coding sequence ATGAGTGATGATACTGACGATTGGGCTGCAGCAATGGCTGAACAAGCCCTTGAAGAGGCAAATGTTGCCGAGCAAGTTGAACTTGATGAATTAGTGGATGAATCAGCGCCTATTTCTCAAGATGAAGCAGACAAGCTTGATAGCATTATGGATATTCCTGTCACTATCTCAATGGAAGTGGGACGAAGTTTTATCAGTATCCGTAATTTACTTCAGTTAAATCAGGGTTCAGTAGTTGAGCTTGATAGAGTGGCAGGTGAGCCCTTAGATGTAATGGTCAATGGCACCTTGATAGCTCATGGTGAAGTGGTAGTCGTGAATGACAAGTTCGGTATTCGTTTAACCGATGTCATCAGTCAAACTGAACGAATTAAAAAACTAAAGTAA
- the fliM gene encoding flagellar motor switch protein FliM, with protein sequence MSDLLSQDEIDALLHGVDDVDEDDINDGEDTRVYDFSSQDRIVRGRMPTLEIVNERFARHLRISMFNMMRRAAEVSINGVQMLKFGEYVHTLFVPTSLNMVRFSPLKGTALITMEARLVFILVDNFFGGDGRFHAKIEGREFTPTERRIVQLLLKIIFEDYKDAWAPVMDVEFEYLDSEVNPAMANIVSPTEVVVINSFHIEVDGGGGDFHITMPYSMIEPIRELLDAGVQSDKQDTDMRWGQALRDEIMDVQVGIDANIIEHEVKLRDVMEFKAGDVIPIELPEHIMMRIEDLPTYRCKLGKSRDNLALKISEKIPRPETAKSELQLITRKSSKARDISEL encoded by the coding sequence GTGAGTGATTTATTAAGCCAAGACGAAATTGATGCGCTACTTCATGGGGTCGATGATGTTGATGAAGATGACATAAACGATGGTGAAGACACGCGCGTTTATGATTTCTCATCACAAGACCGAATTGTTCGTGGGCGGATGCCAACGCTGGAAATCGTTAACGAACGTTTTGCCCGCCATTTACGCATTAGCATGTTTAACATGATGCGCCGAGCTGCTGAAGTATCGATTAATGGCGTGCAAATGCTCAAGTTCGGTGAATATGTTCACACCTTATTTGTTCCGACCAGTCTTAATATGGTGCGTTTCAGTCCACTCAAAGGTACCGCACTAATAACAATGGAAGCACGACTTGTTTTCATATTGGTGGATAACTTCTTTGGTGGTGATGGTCGTTTTCATGCAAAAATTGAAGGTCGTGAATTTACCCCGACAGAAAGACGTATTGTTCAGTTACTGTTAAAAATTATTTTTGAAGATTATAAAGATGCCTGGGCGCCAGTGATGGACGTTGAATTTGAATATTTGGATTCAGAAGTCAACCCAGCTATGGCGAACATCGTTAGTCCAACAGAAGTAGTGGTCATTAACTCTTTTCATATTGAAGTGGATGGTGGTGGCGGTGATTTTCATATCACAATGCCTTACTCGATGATTGAGCCCATCCGCGAATTGCTTGATGCTGGTGTACAAAGTGATAAGCAAGATACTGACATGCGTTGGGGACAAGCATTACGCGATGAGATTATGGATGTACAGGTTGGTATTGATGCAAATATTATTGAACACGAAGTAAAACTTCGAGACGTGATGGAATTTAAAGCAGGCGATGTCATCCCGATTGAACTACCTGAACACATCATGATGCGCATTGAGGATTTACCAACTTACCGATGTAAATTGGGTAAATCACGAGATAATTTAGCGTTGAAAATTAGCGAGAAAATTCCTCGCCCTGAAACGGCTAAATCAGAGTTACAACTAATTACGCGCAAAAGTAGCAAAGCGCGTGATATTTCAGAATTATAA